The genome window GGACCTCGCCCACGGAACCCCAAGGGTGGCCATCACGGCGGTCGCGGGACCCTATCCCGACGCACCGCCGTACGACCCCGGCGAGGCCTACCCGGAGTACGGCGAGCGCCCACGCTCGGCCTCCCCGAATCCCGTCTACGCGGCGGTCCGTGAGACCCTGCGCCGCCTGGGCTATGACCGCGAGCGGTACGGCACGCCCGAGTGGAATCCCCTCGGTACCATCGTCCGGCCCGGAGATCGGGTCTTCCTCAAGCCCAACCTCGTGGCCCACGCGTCCCGAACCAAGGGTCGGGAGTCGGACGACCTCTTCGCGGTGATCACGCACCCCGCCGTGGTGCGAGCGCTCGGGGATTACGTGGCGATCGCCCTGAAGGGGAGGGGCGAGCTCATCGTCGGCGACAACCCGTCGATCGACGCCGATTTCTCTCGCATCCTCGAACGGACGCACCTCGATCGTCTTCCCGCCCTTTACGCCGAACGCTTCGGCGTCTTCTGCCGCGTCCTCGACCTGCGGCCGCTGCGCACCGACGACCTCGAATACTACGGCTTCAAGTCCAGGGCCGTGCCTCAGCAGGGCGACCCCGACGGAGAGCTGGTGGTGGACCTGGGCCCACGCTCTCGCTTCTTCGGCCTGAACCCCTGGCGTTTTCGCGGCGCGTTTTCGAACCGCCTCGAGACGATCCGGCTGCACCACGGCCGCACGCACCGCTACTCCCTGTCGGCCACCGTCGCGCTCTCCGACGTCTTCATCTCCGTGCCGAAGCTGAAGGCCCACCACAAGGTGGGTGTAACGCTGAACCTGAAGGGGCTCGTCGGCACGGTGGCCAACAAGAACTGCCTCGTGCACTGGCAGATCGGCTACCCCGGCTGGGGCGGAGACGAGTACTCGCAGACCGTGACGGCGACGGACCACCTTCGCCTGGCGCTCGAGCACCTCCTCCTCGATGCGCTCCCGGAGTCGGTCTATCTGGCCCTGCGCGGCGTCATCCGTCGCCACCGCCGCGCGCCGTCGCAGAAGGGCAAGCCGGGCGGCACGGGCGGGACGGGCAAACCGGCCCACGAAAAGTACCGCGGCGCGTGGCCCGGCAACGACACCTGCTGGCGCATGGTAGCCGACCTCTACGACGCCTTGGTCGTGGACGTCACGGGCTACCGTCAGCGGCAGGGGAAGGGTCCCATGCGATTCTTCTCCCTCGTGGACGGCGTGACCGCCGGCGAGGGCGACGGTCCCTTCACCCCTACGTCGCGGGAGGCACGCGTGCTGCTTGCAGGAGAGGACCTGCTCGCGGTGGACTGCGTGGCCACCCGAACCATGGGCTTTCGCCTCGAACAGGTACGCTACCTCTCGCGGCTGGCCGAGGAGCGCGGGCTGCGCCCCTCGACGATCCGGGTCATCTCCGACGAATTCCCGAGCTCGAACCGTCTCGACGCAACCGAGCGGCACCTCGCGTTCCAACCACCCACCAAGTGGCCGGAGCTGGCGCTGCCCAGGCCCAAGGATACAGGCGATGAAGATCATCATTCTCGCGGCCGGCAAGGGCGAACGCCTGATGCCCCTCACGAAGAACACCCCCAAGCCGCTCCTCGACCTCGGCCATGGAGCGACCCTGCTGGAAGAACAGATCGGTAGCCTCCAGCAGTCGGGGGTCGTCGAGGAGGTGGTGCTCGTCCTGGGCTACCTGGCGGGTCAAGTGGAGTCCAAGCTCAGCACCTTCGACGCCCGCGGCCTGCGGCTACGCAGCGTCTACAACCCCTTCTACGAGATCTCGAACAACCTGATGTCGCTCTGGCTCGCCCGGGATGAGCTGGACGGCGATCTGATGATCACCAACGGCGACAATCTGTTCTCGCCGGACGTCTTCCGCGGTCTGGCGGCTTGCGGCGACGGGATTCACCTCGCGATCAACCGCAAGTCGAACTTCGACTTCGACGACATGAAGATCACGCTCGACGGTGCGGTGATCCGACGGGTGAGCAAGGAGATCTCCGACAGCGAGGCGCACGGCGAGTCACCCGGCCTCGCGCTGGTCAGAGGGCGACGGGCCCAGAAGCTCGCCAGGGAGCAGCTCGAGCTGCTAGGTCGCCGCAAGAGCTCTCTCACACAGTTCTGGCTCGAGCTCTTCAACGCGCTGTACGAGCAGGGGATCCCGGTGCACCCCTGGTGGTTCGACGCCACCGGCCGCTGGACCGAGGTGGACTTCCATCGCGACGTGGAGAGCCTGCGCGCCCTCCTCACCGCCAAGTCACGCGGCTTGAAGGGCACCGCCGACGAAGAGGCGGCGTAGACGGCGCGACACCGGCCGGCGTTCTACACCGGCTCCCCGTGAAGCGCCGTGATGACCAGGTCCAGGAAGTCCGCCTCGGTCAAGATGCCGATCAGCGTCCCTCCGTCGACCACCGGCAGACACCCGATCTTGTGCCGCCGCATGAGGCGCGCGGCCTCGACGGCGACCGTATCGGCCGTCACGGTGATCACATCGGTGGTCATGATGTCCTCGGCGCGGATGCTGCGCTGGATCTCCCGGCGCGCCTCGCGCGTGAGCGCTGCGAGGGAGCTGGCCTGACAGCGGAGGAGGTCCCGGTGGGTCACGAGGCCCATCAGGCGGCCGCGGTCCACGACGGGCAGGTGGCGGAGCCGTCCGAGGCGCATCACCTCCTCGGCGAGGTTCAGGTTCTCGTCCTTCTCGAGCGTGATCACATCCCTCGACATCAGGTCTGCCACGGTGAGTTGCGCCACGGTCGCTCTCCTTGTGAGGCCGAGACCCGGCCACCTCACCTGTAGTTCATAGCAAGAGCCATTCCAGCGAGCGCCACGCACGCGGTCCGCGACCGCCCACCGCTACCCGTGGAACCGCAGGCGTTCGGGAGCGGGTGGGCGCGCGCGCCCCTCGACGGAGCCGCCAGCGCGGGTCAGAACGATTCGCACTGCCGAAGGTCGGACGCGGACCCGGGCCAAGCTGGCCCAGGCCGGCCGGGCCCCTCTCACCGTCGGTGGAGGGCCCCGCTGACCCGGAGTCGTTCCGTCGCCACCGACGAGTGCAGCGCACTTGCCTTGCCTATTTTTCTGCGCGAGCATGCGTACAACGAATTGACCGCGCTGCCCGTGGTTCTGTCCCAGCGCCCGACGCGAAAGGAGATGAGTCCGATGAGAGGCCTGTACCTGCGACTGTTGGTTCCGTGTGTCGTGATGCTCATGGCGGTGGCGGCGAGTCCTGGGGTGAGCAGCGCGGAGAAGAAGGCTCCGAAGGAGCTCGAGATCAAGGGCTGCAAGAAGAAGAAGGGCCCCGTCAAGTTCAAGCACGCGGCCCACGAGAAGGCCGTCAAGAAGATGGGCAAGGACTGCAAGGCCTGCCATCACAC of Deltaproteobacteria bacterium contains these proteins:
- a CDS encoding DUF362 domain-containing protein, with the translated sequence MAITAVAGPYPDAPPYDPGEAYPEYGERPRSASPNPVYAAVRETLRRLGYDRERYGTPEWNPLGTIVRPGDRVFLKPNLVAHASRTKGRESDDLFAVITHPAVVRALGDYVAIALKGRGELIVGDNPSIDADFSRILERTHLDRLPALYAERFGVFCRVLDLRPLRTDDLEYYGFKSRAVPQQGDPDGELVVDLGPRSRFFGLNPWRFRGAFSNRLETIRLHHGRTHRYSLSATVALSDVFISVPKLKAHHKVGVTLNLKGLVGTVANKNCLVHWQIGYPGWGGDEYSQTVTATDHLRLALEHLLLDALPESVYLALRGVIRRHRRAPSQKGKPGGTGGTGKPAHEKYRGAWPGNDTCWRMVADLYDALVVDVTGYRQRQGKGPMRFFSLVDGVTAGEGDGPFTPTSREARVLLAGEDLLAVDCVATRTMGFRLEQVRYLSRLAEERGLRPSTIRVISDEFPSSNRLDATERHLAFQPPTKWPELALPRPKDTGDEDHHSRGRQGRTPDAPHEEHPQAAPRPRPWSDPAGRTDR
- a CDS encoding CBS domain-containing protein; the encoded protein is MSRDVITLEKDENLNLAEEVMRLGRLRHLPVVDRGRLMGLVTHRDLLRCQASSLAALTREARREIQRSIRAEDIMTTDVITVTADTVAVEAARLMRRHKIGCLPVVDGGTLIGILTEADFLDLVITALHGEPV